A genomic segment from Janibacter sp. DB-40 encodes:
- a CDS encoding TspO/MBR family protein: MSGPDDLPPSGPSRNAWIGPAVRASMPVAAPPLVAAVIGNGFIGRSSLAWFNELRRPGMQVPLPVFIVVGGVYYGLMGVVLQRAQRGQDTVLRNRTYAVLAGNELWNVLLFGRRSTRAGFVGMLAFTPMVLALQHRAQRDRWARVAAGVYTAWVLGYDVPWSYRLWRLNP, encoded by the coding sequence ATGTCGGGTCCTGACGATCTTCCACCGTCCGGACCGTCTAGGAATGCCTGGATCGGTCCCGCCGTGCGGGCGTCGATGCCGGTGGCGGCTCCACCCCTGGTGGCGGCAGTGATCGGTAACGGGTTCATCGGGCGTTCGTCGCTGGCGTGGTTCAACGAGTTGCGGCGACCGGGGATGCAGGTCCCGCTACCAGTGTTCATCGTCGTCGGCGGGGTCTACTACGGGCTGATGGGGGTGGTCCTGCAGCGCGCACAGCGCGGCCAGGACACCGTGCTGCGCAACCGGACCTACGCGGTGCTCGCGGGCAACGAGTTGTGGAATGTCCTTCTCTTCGGCCGCCGGAGCACCCGAGCGGGATTCGTCGGGATGCTGGCCTTCACCCCCATGGTCTTGGCGCTGCAACACCGCGCCCAGAGGGATCGGTGGGCCCGCGTGGCTGCGGGCGTCTACACGGCGTGGGTTCTTGGCTACGACGTGCCCTGGTCGTACAGATTGTGGAGGCTCAATCCGTGA